TGCCACTTTAGTCGTATTATCATAATTGATTTTTTCCATCAAAACGCCCCAACTATTCCATCCAACCGGAGTTGGTTTATCCCACGCAAAGACAAAAGGTTTCTCGACAATGCGATTCGTTTTGGCATATTCTTCCATTCCGTTTCTCCAATCAGAATAATATCCAACAAAGAATTTTGGAGACGAAACTTTATCGCCTTTTACAATTCCGTGTGCAATACTATCACGTGTAGTTTCTTTTTCTGAATATCCTGCCCAAGCAGAAAATAACGGTTCCTTATCTTTATTGATCGTTTTTACAGCACTTTTCCAAACCGTATGTTCAAGAGAACCAACGATAAAACCATTTCGCGAAGTATTATTAAAAAGAATCCCAACTTCTGCACTTGTATTTTGAGAAACTGCATCTAGTTTTTTCGAATCATAACTTATAAAAGCGTCATTATCATATGGAACAAAAACAGTTTGCAGATTTTCGATTTTGTCAAAGCCAACTTTTCCTAAATCTAATGGCGAAATATAATTGGTTACAATTTGATTTCCGTTGCCTAAAATTTCAGTTTGAGTTATAAAGTATGACTGATTGTTATAAGTTATAAAACTCTGGATTATCGTTGGATTATTTTTATCTTTATATGTAAGCGTATATTTTAAACCTTTCCCTAAATTGTCATTAATCGTTTCTTTTGATAAAACAGCTTCCGGATAATCGCTCACAGAAATTGTTTTACCATTCACAATAACCGAAGCTTTTGCTCCAGAAAAAATGTTTTTTCCGGATTGACTTACGGCAATTGTTTTTTGTTGAACATCATAAGTAATAATTCCGCTTTTGCCATAAGTCATTTTGATGCTCTTTTGAGCTTGCGCCGAATTGCAAAAAATGACCATAAATAAAACGGACAAAAACATGTTTTTTAACAGGAAATGATACTGTCTCATTAAATAAAGTTTTGGTTATTATACTATTCTATACTACAATAATACAAATTATAATTTATTCTGCAAGAACTTCAAAAAAAAATGTTCGCCAGTTCTTTTAAAAACCATGCTAAACATCACGGAATCAGCTATTTTAAAATTTTAATAATATTACACTTTTTTAGTCAAATAGTCAATTTGACAATAATTCTTTTTAAAGATATCCTAAAAGTTTAGTAAACACATAGATTGTGTCTTTAAAATTTTAACGCCACAGATTAATGGATTAAAATGATATAATTTATGGAGTTATTTTAATCCGTAGAATATAAATTATTTGCATAACGCTAAAATATATCGCTCCCCAGGAGCTTTGATCCTATTGTGTGCAAATATTCTATAAATATAATGCCCCTCTGGAGCATATCTTAGTGAATATTTATTGCTATGATATTATGCTTTCCGTAACTGTTGAACAAAGGAATAAAAATCCCATAGGGATGTTATATTTATAGAAAAATTTATATTTTATCGCATTAGAACCCCATCGGGGTGAAATTATAATTGCCTCCAGCTTTAGCTGGAGGTATAAAACAAACACAAAGATTTGGCTTTAGCCGAATTTCTTCATTATTTGGCTAAAGCCATTTGTTATCAATTCTTCAAACTCCAGCTAAAGCTGGAGCCTATTTACTAACTTTTACACATAAAAAAAGGAGCATTAAAACTCCTATTCTACTTTATAACGACAATCGATAAAGTCAAAACTTATCCATTTTTCAAATGTTTTGCTCTCAATCTGCTTAGAAACTCGGGCGTGATTCCTAAATAAGAAGCAATATATTGTTGCGAAACCCGTTGCGATAATGTTGGATATCGATTCACAAATTCTACATATTGTTCCATTGCCGTTGAAGAAACGGTTTTGAACAAGCGCTTTTGCAATTTCGATAAATGCCTTTGAATCATTAACCTAAACATACGCTCTAATTGCGGAACTTCATTGATTAAATTTTCTTTCGTTTGACGACTTAAAACCAGTAACTCACAATCTTCAAGCGTTTCAATATACATATCACTTGGCACCTGATCCTCAAAACTCGTAATATCACTTACCCACCAATCTTCGGTTGCAAATTGCAGTGTCAGTTCTATTCCGTCGCGATCAACGAAATATTCTCTTATGCAACCTTTATTTATATAAGCTTCAAAATTGCAGATTTCACCTGCATGTAATAAAATTGTTTTCTTAGGAACTTTTCTAAACTCCAGACTGTTTTCAAAAATTTTAATCTCTTGTTCTGATAGTCTGGCAAATCTGGAAAGATAATCGTGTATTTTCTCAAACATCTTTAAAACTTGTTTAGTAGGATTGCTTTTGGTAACAAGTCGTAAATATAAGATGTATTTATTTAAAGTGTTTGTTGCGATTGTTTTTATCAACGTTAATTTATAGACAACGAATATCCGTAGTGGCTCACAATATTAATCTATCGACAACGAATATCCGTAGAGGCGCACAGCAGTGCGTCTCCGCATAAATTATACACAAAAATTACGCCCTAAAATGTGCCTCTAGGCACATATCATCGGTAGAAAAAAAAATGGCGCAAAATTCGTTGGCGTGCCGTAGGTACGCATGATTAACGTTTTGATGCGTACCTACGGCACGCTATATTTATTTCGATTGATGTTTTTTTTACCGATGATATGTACCTAACGGTACATTTTTATTGCAAATCTTGATTTGCTACGCATTTCTACGTTAAAACCTATTCACATCTTCACATATTTACATATTTACAAATTCACATGATTTGTATTATTTTATTATTTCTTGATCTAGTTTAAGAAATTAGGCAATTTAATATTTGATCTTTGAAAATTAAACACCCAATAAATTTACAATCAATGAAAGATCAAGTTCTCCATCTACGAATTACATTGGCATTATCGGCAATTGACGATCTAATTCCTTCTTATATGCAAGTTGAAGAAGACAAAGCAATTTCTAACGGCAACGTTGCAATTTGTATTATTGACGAAGAAGGTATGGTTTATGGCCGAATGTACGGAAATGACAAAGCGCGTAAAAGACAATCGTATAAAATTGCCTGGACAAAAGCGAGTCAGGTTTGGCTTACTGGAGTTAAAACGGGAGATTACGAGAGATTGGTTTTCAATAAAATTGTAGACGAAAACGCTAACGGAATCGAAGCGCCGGATCTTATTGGCTGGCAAGGCGGACAACCTATTATATTAAATGACGGAACACAGCTTTCTATTGGTTTTAGCGGTTTTAGAGGTGTTACCGATTTAGAAATTGTAACCAAGGCATTCAAAAAAATATAACAATCATAATTAAAAAAAACATGACTTATTTACCAGATTCAAACCGATATCAAAAAATGGAATACCGTCGTTGTGGCAACAGCGGACTAATGCTTCCGGCGCTTTCTCTTGGTTTGTGGCATAACTTTGGCGCGATCGATAATACCGAAAACGCAAGAAATATATTGCACACGGCCTTTGATAACGGTATTACGCATTTTGATCTTGCTAATAATTATGGTCCTCCGGCGGGATCTGCTGAGACGACTTTTGGACAAATATTCAAACAGGATTTTAAATCTTTTCGTGACGAACTTTTGATTTCTACAAAAGCCGGATGGCCAATGTGGGAAGGTCCTTATGGAGATTTAGGTTCAAAAAAGCATTTAATTGCCAGCTTAGACCAAAGTCTTAAACGTATGGATTTAGAATATGTAGATATTTTTTATCACCACAGACCAGATCCAAACACACCAATGGAAGAAACTATGGCGGCGCTGGATTTAATTGTGCGTCAGGGAAAAGCACTTTATGTAGGTATTTCGAGTTATAGTCCTGCCGAAACTCAAAAGGCTTTTACAATCTTGAAACAATTAGGAACTCCGTGTGTGATTCATCAGCCTAAATATTCGATGCTGGAGCGTTCTGTAGAAGATGGATTATTGGATGTTCTAGAATTAAATGGTATTGGCGGAATCGCTTTTTCACCTCTTGCACAAGGTCTTTTGACAAATAAATATCTAAACGGAATTCCGGAAAACTCAAGAGCTACAGCACATCGCGGAAATGGTGCAATCGAAGAAGACGCAATCACGCCTGAGAATATTGCTAAGGTTAAAAAGCTTAACGAAATGGCATTAGAACGCGGACAAACATTGGCACAAATGGCGTTGTCATGGGTTATGAAAGACAAAAGAATTTCATCGGTTATTATTGGCGCAAGCAAACCAGAACAAGTGATTGATTCTGTGGGATGTCTTAAAAACACTTCGTTTTCTGCAGAAGAACTAAAAGCAATCAATCAAATTCTGATATAAAGCAATTACGAATTGGCACAAGTTTTAAATAAAAAAATCTGTGCCAATCCGCTTAACCCGCACAATCTGTGGGCTATTCGTAACACACATACTAACTATCTAAACCATAATTATGAAAACATATCATTTTACAACATGCCTGACCATCATGTTATCGGGATTTTTGACCAATAATCTCGTTGCTCAAAAAAGTCCCTCAAAAACGGATTATAAAAGCGTTACGGTTTATGTAACGGCAAAAAATACCAATAACAAACTAACAAAAACGGAAACTTTATCTTTTATAGACAAACCACAACCTATAGAAAAAGAATTTTCTGTATTTGTAGATCCTTCAAAGACTTATCAAACTATGTTGGGAATTGGTGGCGCTATTACTGATGCTTCCGCGGAAGTTTTCTACAAACTTTCTAAAGAGCAACAGGCAGAAATTCTGACTGCTTATTATGATAAAGAAAAAGGTATTGGCTATACTTTGGCACGAACAAATATGCAAAGCTGTGATTTTTCAAGTGATATTTACAGTTATATTGCCGAAGGTGACAAAGACTTAAAAACCTTTGATATTAGCCACGACAGAAAATACAGAATTCCGTTAATTAAAGAAGCTATTGCAAAAGCGGGTGGAAAATTAACTTTATACGCTTCGCCGTGGAGTCCGCCAGCGTGGATGAAAACCAATAATAATGTTTTGCAAGGCGGAGTTTTAAAACCGGAATACAACCAAAGTTGGGCTAACTTTTTTGTGAAATTTATAAAGGAATACGAAAAAGAAGGAATTCCAATTTGGGGTTATACAGTACAAAACGAACCTATGGCGGTGCAAAAATGGGAATCTTGCATTTTTACAGCGCAAGAAGAACGTGATTTCATTAAAAACTTTCTTGGTCCAACGATGCAAAAAGCAGGTTTGTCTAAAAAGAAATTAATTATGTGGGATCATAATCGTGATTTAATGTACCAACGTGTGAGTACAGTTTTGGAAGATAAAGATGCAGCAAAATATGTTTGGGGAATTGGATATCACTGGTACGAAGACTGGCATAAAAACGGAATGAACTTTGAAGCTGAGCGCCGTGTAGCAGAAGCTTTTCCGGATAAACCGCTTATCTTAACAGAAGGTTGTGCGGCTGATTTTGATCAAAAGTTACTGACGGATTGGACTTATGGCGAAAAATATGGAATGTCGATGATTAACGATTTCAATATTGGAACGGTTGCCTGGACGGACTGGAATATTCTATTGGACGAAAAAGGCGGACCAAACCATGTTCAAAACTTTTGTATGTCGCCTATTCACGCTGATCTTACAACCGGAAAATTGATTTATACAAACGGATATTATTATTTAGGTCATTTTTCTAAATTCATTCATCCGGGCGCAAAACGTGTGGCTTGCAATTCCAGCAGTAATAAACTTTTGTCTACAGCATTTGTAAATCAGGATAATAATCTTGAAGTTGTCGTTATGAATCAATCTGATGATAATGTAGATTATTTTCTTTGGATAAAAGGTAAAGCTTCAAAAATAACCAGTTTGGCACATTCTATTGCTACTTTAGAAGTAAAATAATCTTTTTAACACATAGGTTTTCATGTTTATGCCTAATCTATGCGAAGACGCACTGCTGTGCGCCTCTACCAATATTCGATGTCAATAAATAATGTTGTTCTCAGGGTTTTAATGTAGAGATGCACAGCAGTGCATCTAACTCTTTGTACATCCGAATCTAAACGTCGTAATCATCAAAAAAAAGAATAATATGAAAAAAACATTAATAATCCTGAATATTTTCGTTTTGATTGGCACATCGGCAATAGCCCAAACATCGGCTGAAAAGTCAAAACCAATGAAATTACAGCAGATTCCGGGAAAAATAGAATGTGAATTTTACGATTTTGGCGGCGAAGGCATTGCGTATCACGATACTGATGAAATCAATAATGGCAGCGGAAAACTAAATCCCGTTAACGGAAATCCTTTGAATGAATTCCGAATTAAAGAAGCCGTGGATATTTCGTATACCAAAACAGATAGTATCGACGACACGCCTTATACCAAAGTTCCGATCAAGATGAAACAGCTTTATGTGGGCTGGACGCAACCTACAGAATGGATAAATTATACGGTTCAGATTAAGAAATCCGGAACGTATAAAATTGGTGTTTTATATATCGCAAATGGCCACGGCGCAATTTCTATCGCAGTAAACGGAAATGAAGCCACGGGAAATATGAAAATTGAATCAACACACGACGATAAAGATCCTGTTGCTTGGCGACAATGGCATCATTGGAACAGTTCAGAAAACATAGGAACTATTAAACTCGAAAAAGGCACACAATTATTGACTTTGCATATTGTCGAAAACGGAAATATGAATTTAGATTACCTGACTTTTACGCCCAATTAATTTTTTCACCATATAAGTTATGTAAGTTTATTTAAGCTTTGCGCATAATTTACAAAGCAACTTATATTTTCTTATATCACTTATATGGTGAAATTCATTTATTTAAGCTTTGCGCATATTTACAATCCAGCTTATATTTTCTTATATCACTTATATGGTAAAAACAACTTATATAGTGAAAATCGTCAAATCAAGTATTTCTACCTAAAACCAGTTCATTCTATCTTTCTAAATTAGCTCAATAAAATGATCGTCATTTTAATTCTCTTATAAAGATCTTATGAGCAATCCCATTTTTACCGCACTTTTACCAATCCAAAAAGAATTTTCATACTATTTACCTAACAGAAATTTCCTTGAATTCAACGGAAAACCTGTTTATCAATATATGATTGAAAAATTACTGAAAATCGATGCATTTGAAAGTATTGTTATCAATACAGATTCTGAAGAAGTGAAAGAATATTGCAAAAGCAACGGCAAACTAAGGATAATCGACCGACCGAAATCTTTAATTGGCGAAGACATAAAATCAGATTTGATTACAGCTTATACTCTTGATAAAATTGGTGGAGAACATTTTATCGAAATTCAAAGCTTTAATCCATTGCTTACGCAGTTTACAATAGAGAGTTTCATCAAACTATATATAGATCTTATAGTGTCTGGAGAATATTATGATTCGCTTTTTAGTATGCAGCGTTATGAGTTGAGAAATTATGATGTAGATAAAATGGAAATAAGAAATGACTTCCCTTTTTCAATAATCGAAAACGGAATTCTTTACGGATTTAATCGAACCACTTTCCGCAAAAACCGAAAAAAAATTGGAAAAATGGCCACGCTTTCTGACGTAAAAGAAATTGAGAATACACTTCTGGATTCAGAAACTAACTATGAATTAGTGAAACTGGTTTTTGCTAATCAGGATAAATTTCCAGCTATTTTTCATAGTGGCGTTTAAAAAAAGAAGCAAGAAGTAAGAAGCAAGAAGGGCATTTCATTACAAATGAAATGCCCTTCTTGCTTCTATCCAAATTTCAAACATAGCCCAAGGTTTCAACCTTGGGATACGCATCGTGATAAATAATAATAATAATAATAATTAATAGATCACGATAATATAACCCGCTCCAATGGTTAAAACCATTGGCTATGTTTATAAACATTAATTTTATTTCCTTAATATTTTTTTGGCTTAGCCAATAATCTTAGAATTTAAATGTAACATTTGCTGTTATACGAGTTGGATTTTGAGCTGCAAGTCTGTAAGACCAATATTTTTCATTCGTAATATTATCTACTTTAAGACCCAATCTGTATTTTGGCTGATCATAGAAAAGTGAAGCGTCTAATACCGTGTACGACGGAATAGAAAACTTGAATGCTGCAGTATTTGTTTGGTTATATTTACTACCGTAGATTCCTCCAAAACCAATTCCTAAACCTTGCGCACCACCTGTCGTAACTCTATAACTTGCCCATAAATTTGCCGTAGTTGGTGAACCGGCCGTTGATGGTCGTAAACCTTGGAAATTAGGATTACTCTTTTCAAATTTACTGTCATTATAAGTATAACCAGCGACGATATTTAATCCTGAAATTGGGTTGGCAATAAACTCTGCTTCAAAACCTTTGCTGACCTGAGTTCCATCCTGAACAGAGAAGTTTGAATGATCCGGATCGTCACGAGTAACATTTGTTACCTGAATATCGTAATAACTCAATGTAGCCGAGATTTTATTAAGGTCAAACTTAAATCCTCCCTCCCATTGATTCGCCTGATTTGGTTTGAAAGTATTACCATAAAAATCAGAACCCGAAACGTTGCTAAAACCGTTCATATAATTACCAAAAACAGAAATCTTTTCTTTCATAATTTGGTACACTAAACCAAATTTTGGCGATAAAGCTGTTTGGTTATAATTTCCTGCAATAGAATCTTTGCTTGGATAATAAGTTCCGTTGTTCATATAGCGATCCACACGAATTCCTCCCATTGCTAATAATCTATCGGTAACATTCAAAACGTCTGAAACATAAGCACTATATGTTTCTTCGTCATTTGATACATAATTAGTAAACTTAGCGGTAGCAAACATTGGCGCCACTTTATCCACATTAAAATTATTATAAGCATCACCCGGTTTTTTATAATCCATTGCCGGCATGTTTACAATTGCATCATTACGAGTGGCACGCAAACTATAATAATCAACTCCCGCTACAACTCTGTTTTTCAGCTTTCCGATATTAAACTTACCAATAAAGTTTTGCTGAATATCAGTTCCATAAAACGGAGATTCCTGATACGTAACTTGTTGTCTTAATGTCGTTGGCGATGTCATTTGCAATGCTACCACATAACCATCAGATGATGATCTTGTTCTTGATAAAATGGTTTGAGATGTCCATTCATCAGAGATTTTATACTTTAACTGAGCAAAAACATTGTATTGCTGACTTGTATAATTAATAGTATTATTGGCAAATGATAATTTATACGGAATATTAAGTGCTTCTATACTCGTTAACGCATCTTTACCTGCAAACGGAGTAAGTCTGGTTGGCGAAGTTGCTTTGTATAAACTAAATTCGGCGTCGATTAAAAGCGTTAATCTCTCGTTGATTTCATAAGAGAAACTTGGAGCAATAGAAAAGTTTTTGTTGAATCCTGCGTCCTGAAAACTTCTTTCGCTATGAAAAGCTGTGTTAACTCTCAACAAAGCTGTTTTATCAGCGTTAATTGGCGTATTAATATCAGCCGTAAAACGATTCAAATCCCAACTTGCTGCTGAATATGAAATTTCACCTTTGAAAGAATCAAAAGGCTTTTTGGTAACACGATTAAATAAACCTCCAAATGATGATAATGTACTTCCAAATAGTGTCGCAGATGGTCCTTTGATAACCTCAATACGCTCTAAATTTGCAGGATCAATACTCGTATAAGTAAAACTTCCAACACCGTTTCTAACGACTTGAGGCGTTGCAAAACCTCTCGAAATAGAAGTTGTTCGGCCTTGATTTCTTACTTCGGCAATACCGGCTCCGGGAACGTTTTTAAAAGCACTATTATAATCTGTAATAACCTGCTCTTTCATTAATTCCTTGCTTACGACGATATAAACCTGTGAATTTTCAATATTTTTTAAAGGCATTTTTGCCACATCAAAACTTTCTTTTTTAGCAAATCGATTTCCTCCTGTACGAATCACAACGTCATCAAGATTCTCTACAGACGAGTTTACTCTTATGTCTACATCTGCAGTTGAAGTTTGTTCTGTAATCTCAGCAGTTTCAGTAGATGACGCATATCCTGCCATCGAAACTTCCAGCGTATATTTTCCAAAAGGCACTTTTTTGAAATCATATTTACCTGCTGAATTGGTTACGGCACTTTTATTTATTTCGATCAATTTTACCACAACTCCCTGACTTGCATTACCGTCATTCGTGATAACAGTTCCTGAAATTTGTCCTGTAGTTGCCGTTTGCGCCTGAATAAATCCAACATTAGCAAGTAAAAAAAGCATCAATAATAATGTGGAATGATACTGAATGCTTTGTATTTTTTGGAGCGAATATTTTATAAAAAAAGAAATTTGGGGTTTTGGTCTTGTCATGTTATTCTTATTTAAACTGATTCTAAATTAAAGCGCAAATGAACAATATTTTTTTTAATCTATCAAAAGAAGAATGTTATTTTTTCATTGAAATAAATCTTTTAAAATAAGCGTAAAAAATATACTACAGAAATAATAATCAGGGATAAACGACAAGCTATTCTTAAAAAAAACTAATACTAATCAAGGATGTAAAGCCTCTTTTTTTGTACCATTAGGTACTAAATATTGGTAGAAAATATTAATCGAATAAATATAGCGTGCCGTAGGCACGCAATTGCGGTCGTTTTGTTGCGTACCTACGGCACGCCAACTAATTTCAAATATAATTGCTACCAATATTTAGTACCTAAAGGCACATTTTCAATTCTTGATTCGCATTAATATTTTGAAAAATAAAAACGCCTGTATTCTTCCAGAAAGAATACAGGCATTAAAAAAACTTAACTAAATTATTTTATCGAAGTATCAAAACCTACTTCAATGCCTCATAAAGTATTTCTACCGGATGTTGCGCTTTTCGTCCTGTACCGTCAGCGATTTGATGCCTACAACTTGTTCCCGAAGCCGAAATCAATGTTGCAGCTTCTTCTGAACGAATTGTCGGAAACAAAATCAACTCTCCTATTTTCATAGAAATGTCATAGTGTTCTTTTTCATAGCCAAAAGAACCCGCCATTCCGCAACATCCACTTGGGATATTAAGTACGGTATAATTCTTTGGCAACATTAAAATTTTCTTTAACGGAACCAATGACGACAAGGCTTTTTGAAAACAATGCCCGTGCATTCTAACTCGTTCTGTTTTATCTGTAAAACTATTTGATGAAATTCGTCCTGCATCTAATTCTTTGGCTAAAAACTCTTCGATTAAAAAAGTTCTGGCTGCAAATGTTTTCGCTTTTGCTTTTAAATCTCCACGACACAAATCAGGATATTCATCACGAAAACTCAATATTGCCGAAGGTTCAATTCCGATTAAAACTCCATTTTCCGGAATTGAAATTTCGAAATCTCTTGTGTTTTGTTCTGCAATTTCTCTTGCTTCTTTTAGCATTCCTTTCGAAAAATACGTTCTTCCGCTGATTCCTATTTTCGGAATTTCAACTTCATATCCTAAACTATTCAGAAGCTTAACGGACGTCTGCCCTATTTCTACATCATAATAATTCAGAAATTCATCATTGTATAAATACACTTTGCCATTTACAAAATCTCCTTTTTGAATGTAATTTTTCATCCATTTGGCAAAAGTAATTTTGTGCATCAAAGGCAATTTTCTTTCTGTTGCAAAACCAGTTGCTTTTTTAATCACATTGCCCAAAACACCTTTTGTAGATAAATTATACATCCACGGAATTGCAGCAAACAAATGGTTTATTTTTGGCGTATTTCCAATCAATCTTGAACGGAATTTTACGCCATTTTTATCATGATATTGTTGTAAAGTTTCGGCTTTTAATTTTGCCATATCAACATTCGACGGACATTCAGATTTACAACCTTTACAACTTAAGCACAAATCGAGAACATCAAGCAGATTTTCATCATCAAATCGATTTACTTTTTTCGAAGTGGTAATCGTTTCTCGCAACATATTTGCTCTGGCACGAGTTGTATGTTTTTCATCGCGCGTTGCCATATAACTTGGGCACATTGTACCACCGCTTTTCTCCGTTTTTCTACAATCTCCGGATCCGTTGCACATTTCGGCAGCACGAAGGATTCCGTTATGTTCAGAGAAATCAAAATACGTTTCCGGCATTGGTGTTTCCTGACCAGCCGTATATCTCAAACTCGAATCCATTGGTGGCGTATTCACGATTTTGCCCGGATTAAAAACTCCCCAAGGATCCCAAACCTGCTTTATCTGAATAAACAATTGATAGATTTCTTCACCCAACATCAGCGGAATAAATTCTCCACGAAGTCTTCCGTCGCCATGTTCTCCGCTCAAAGAACCTTTATATTTCTTAACTAAATGTGCAATATCTGTCGCAATAGTTCTAAAAATTGCTGTTCCTTCTTTAGTTTTTAAATCTATAATCGGACGCAAATGCAATTCTCCCGTTGCCGCATGCGCATAATGCACACAGTTTAAGTTTCGTTCTTTTAATATTGCATTAAAATCTTCGATAAAATCCGGTAAATCATTCACATCTACAGCAGTATCTTCGATTACCGCAACCGCTTTTGCATCACCCGGAATATTCGATAATAAACCCAATCCTGCTTTTCTTAATGCCCAAACTTTGTTCGTATCGTCGCCATAAACAATCGGGAAATGATAACCCAGATTTTTAGAACGCATCAAAGCTTCCATTTCTTTTGCAACAGCGTCAATTTCTTCTTGGGAATCTCTTAAAAATTCAACCGCCAAAATTGCCTGAGGATCTCCTTTTACAAAAAAACGATTCTTGCTTTGTTCAATATTTTCTTTGGTACATTCCAGAATATAATGGTCAATTAACTCGACACTATCCGGATTAAATTTCAACGCTTCTATATTTGCTTTTAGCGATTCATTTATGCTTTCAAAATGTACACAAACCAAAGCT
This genomic window from Flavobacterium sp. 9 contains:
- a CDS encoding FAD-binding and (Fe-S)-binding domain-containing protein; translated protein: MNNNNILSKSSINLEGLEKQLEGKLFYDHTMRLLYATDASAYKEMPLAVAIPKTKEDIQKIIAFARENNSSVIPRAAGTSLAGQVVGNGIIVDISQEFTKIITVDQENKSAWVEPGVIRDELNLHLKPYKLFFGPETSTSNRCMIGGMVGNNACGARSVIYGSTREHLLEIKGFLADGNEVTFGSLTNAEFEDKCNGINVVSPLEQAIYVQAKEILSSESNRTLFDDNFPKKTIPRRNTGYALDLLADSMPFGTFDEKFNFCKLIAGSEGTLFFSTAIKLNLVDALKPYAALVCVHFESINESLKANIEALKFNPDSVELIDHYILECTKENIEQSKNRFFVKGDPQAILAVEFLRDSQEEIDAVAKEMEALMRSKNLGYHFPIVYGDDTNKVWALRKAGLGLLSNIPGDAKAVAVIEDTAVDVNDLPDFIEDFNAILKERNLNCVHYAHAATGELHLRPIIDLKTKEGTAIFRTIATDIAHLVKKYKGSLSGEHGDGRLRGEFIPLMLGEEIYQLFIQIKQVWDPWGVFNPGKIVNTPPMDSSLRYTAGQETPMPETYFDFSEHNGILRAAEMCNGSGDCRKTEKSGGTMCPSYMATRDEKHTTRARANMLRETITTSKKVNRFDDENLLDVLDLCLSCKGCKSECPSNVDMAKLKAETLQQYHDKNGVKFRSRLIGNTPKINHLFAAIPWMYNLSTKGVLGNVIKKATGFATERKLPLMHKITFAKWMKNYIQKGDFVNGKVYLYNDEFLNYYDVEIGQTSVKLLNSLGYEVEIPKIGISGRTYFSKGMLKEAREIAEQNTRDFEISIPENGVLIGIEPSAILSFRDEYPDLCRGDLKAKAKTFAARTFLIEEFLAKELDAGRISSNSFTDKTERVRMHGHCFQKALSSLVPLKKILMLPKNYTVLNIPSGCCGMAGSFGYEKEHYDISMKIGELILFPTIRSEEAATLISASGTSCRHQIADGTGRKAQHPVEILYEALK